The Ignavibacteriales bacterium genome contains the following window.
AAGGTTCAGAAATGTCGGGAATAATTTCGATCGGCGATATAATTAAGAATATGGTGGAGATTAAAAATACTGAGATCAAATCATTAATCGATTATATATCGGGGAAATATCCGGGTTGATGATATCAGGATCGACAACTTAAGCTTTGATATGAAATACGCTACTGTTTATCTTCGGGCTTTGGCACAGGTATTAGATTACCTCTTTCTAAGTTTATTCTTCTTCCCTGTAACATATTTAATAAAAGGAAAATGGTTGATGTTCCCCGAGGATCATCTTTGGATAATATTCGATCCATTATGTGCAATATTTCTCATAACAATATTTTTGTATTTCATTATTTTAGAAAAACTAACCGGATATACAGTATGGAAGTTCATTCTCGGCTTAAAAGTTTCGTCAATTGAGGGTGGAACGATCAGCTACTGTCAGAGTTTCATTAGAAACTTAGGGAGGTTATTGGATGGTTTGCCTATGTTCAATATACTTGGGATAATAAGCATAATGAATTCTCCACTTAAGCAAAGGATAGGCGATAAATTAGCCAAGACTGTTGTTCATCAATTAGAAAAATGATCGATTTAATTTGATAAATATCGTTATGAGGGAATATGCATCAGCCCATAAAACTTAATGATGTGACAAAAATAAATTCCATCCAAGATATGGTTATCAAATCGTCGGGCGGGTTCGGAAACAATCTTGCCCTTGAAGATTTGCGACAAACGCCAATATCACGGCTTCGCTACAGTGAGTTATTATCAAATGTTTTAAAATTCGGTTCTGCCTTAAAAAAGTTGGGGTTAAAACGGCGAGATCATATCGCTATAGTCAGTGAAAATCGTGTCCAGTGGGCGCTTAGTTATTTAACCTGCATGTGCTTCGATTTTGTTGTTTGTCCCATCGATAGAAATCTTCCTACTAATGAAATATTAAATATACTTCACGAATCAGATTCAGTTGCGGTCATCTATTCTGATCAATTCGATGCGATCCTCTCAGAAGCCCGTCCTTCATTAAAACATTTGAAGTGGTATCTGAACATGGATTTAGCATCCCGCCACGATCATATATATTCGATGGCGGAATTGATCACCCATAGCGCCGCATGCAGAGTTGAGGAATTGCCGAAAATTGATCCCGCTGAAATGGCTGAAATTATTTTTACATCGGGAAGCTTAGGGAGAGCGAAGGGAGTAATGTTGAGCCAGAAAAATCTTGCGTCAAATCTAATGGCGATGGTGAGTGTTGTGCTTATAGATCAGACCGACAGATTTCTTTCGGTACTTCCTATGCATCACAGTTACGAGTGTACCTGCGGTTTACTTTGTCCGCTTTACACAGGCGCATCTGTTCATTATGCTCAATCGTTGAAAACTGTTGTAGAAGATTTGCAGTCATCTCATGCTACAATCCTTCTCGGTGTTCCGCTTTTATATGAAAAGATGTTCAAGCGCATACACAAAGGTATTCAGGAAGATAAAATGAAGTCGTTGATTGTTCCGCCTCTGATTCGAGCGACCAATCTTTTATCAAAGTTAGGGTGGAAAGCATCGAAGCGCATTGTCTTTCGTGAGCTTCACGAACGATTCGGCGGATCAATCCGTCTATTTATTACCGGCGGAGCTGCGTCGAATCCGACAGTTGCACGAGGTTTGAAAGCTTTTGGTTTTAATATGATTCAAGGTTACGGTTTAACCGAGACCTCACCGATACTCGCATTGAATCCTGTGCAGATTCATAAAGACAACGCGGCAGGAATTCCATTGCCCGGTGTCGATATAAAAATTAACAATCCCGATCATCTTGGAGTTGGAGAAATCTGGGCGAAGGGACCTAGCATAATGCTTGGATATTACAAGAATGAAAAAGCCACACGTGATGTTATGGAAGATTCGTGGTTCAAGACAGGCGATCTTGGATATATGGATGATGACGGATTTTTACATATCGCTGGCCGACTTAAAAACGTAATCATCTCGAAACGCGGAGAAAATGTTTATCCCGAAGAATTAGAAGATTTGCTTTTACGCAGTCCTTTTATTCAGGAGTGCATGGTATACGGCGAGAAAGATCCGAAGCATGGTGAGGTAATTGCTGTGCAGATACTCCCAGATGCTGAAGCATTCATAGCACTCGCGGAAACGGAAAATGTAAAGATCACTGATGAATTGATGCGTGAAACGCTGAATAAAGAAGTGGCTAAGATAAACAAACAGGTTTCACAATTTAAGCAGATCACAAAGATTTATATCCGCGAGCGCGAGTTCGAGAAAACTACAACTCAAAAAGTAAAAAGGTATCTTGTTTCTAAGAATGAAACTGTTCCGAGAGAATTATAAGTCAAGTATGGCATAAAATCGGTAGTTACATTCCTGCCAATTAATCTCAATTATAATTGAAAATAATTCAATTTTTTTAATGACCTATTTCTTAAAAATATTGTTCATAATTTTTTTAATTTTCTTTTTTGATCACGCTCAAGGACAATCGGATAATCTTGAAATAATTCATAAAAATATTCCTGAATCTTCTATGAAGGTTCAACTCCCGATTAAAATAATGCCTTTGGGTAACTCGATCACGCAATTAGACTGGCAGGGTGGATATCGAAGATTGTTAAAGGATTCACTTGTGCTAGGAGGATTCAGCACAGATTTTGTCGGCTCCAATGATTATGGACAGGCAAACTGGGACAATCCCGATTATGAACATGAGGGTTATAATTCTGCAACGATAACGAGAGAAGCGGGCAGAGTATATCCACAGATCGAAACCGCAGCCGAAAGAATGGCAACCTACCAACCCGAAATAGTTATTATCGAGCTTGGAACCAACGACCTGCATTCAGGCGGACGTACACCTGCAATGTTCCGCGATGACATGCGAATGTTGCTTGATACAATCTGGAGCGTAAATCCGGGCATCAAGATAGTTTTGAACACAATAACACCTCCCGATACAATCGGTCATTCTAATTTCGTTCCGTTATGGTTCAATGTAATCGCAGCCAACGCACTTTTTCCCGCCTTAGTTTCTGAAAAAGTTGTGCAAGGTAGGACAATTGTACTGGCTGATGTTTACGCTGCTTTTATGCCGCCGGAAAGTGTAAAGGCATATATCCTAGACGGTATTCATCCTTCGTACGATGGATGGGATGGACATCCGGTGGGCGGATACAGAAGAATGGCAAAAGCAATTTATCCAAGTGTAAAAGCATTGATCGACGGGTTACCAATATTGCCGTTCGCTCCAATTCTATTATCGCCTCTGAATGCTTCGACGAATCACGACACGATCCTGAGTTTGAGCTGGAGTTCATCGAATAATGCGAACAAATACAGATTACAGTTGTCAACAGATTCCGGTTTTATTTCGATTGTACATGATGATACGACGATCCCAACAATATCGAAACAAGTCAATGGTTTGAATGATCAAAAATATTATTGGCGCGTAAAAGCCGGAAATTCTGCAGGATGGGGTGAGTGGTCCGGGACATGGAGTTTCATGTACCTTAATCCTGTGTCCGTCAGTTTTTTTGATGATCTTCCCGGACAATTTATTTTGTACAATAATTATCCGAATCCGTTCAATCCGGAAACAAATATCGAATATCGAATATCAGACAACGGATTTGTAACGTTGAACATTTTTAATATGGTAGGTCAGGAGGTAGCCGTTTTGGTAAAAGAAGTGCAACAGCCGGGTTCATACAGAGTGAACTGGGATGCAAGGTGTTTACCGAGCGGAGTTTATTATTGTCGGTTGATTGCAGGTAGATATTTATCAGCGATAAATTTATTATTATTGAAATAATGAGATTGATCTTTTTGATATTTATAACGGCAACGGCATGTATTCCTCAGCCAGGGTTCAAACGGGCTCCTATTACCGCTGATGAAATGATGATTGAAGTATCTCAAGGATCGTCGCGTGAAGTTGCTTATACTAACAAGCAGGCAGGAGTTTATTATACAGAAACAAACGGAGTCCACCGCTCCGGCTGGCAGGGATGGCGTGTGATGTCGACAGAAATAATGGAAAATTATTCCATCGGCATCGATGGAATAATTTTAAAACCTGTCGATGCAGATGCCGAAGCATATCCTCATCAGCTTGTGAGAAAATATCCGGATGATATAACGGAAACGTTTACACTTTTAGATTCAATTGACGCATTCGTCGTCGAACTTGATAGATTAGATGGAAAAGAATTATCAATCAATCCATACTTCACCAATTCTTTTGATCCTAATGATTTTGAGATCGTTTTTGAGGAGGATGTCCTTCTCATCGCGAATAAAAAACATCTCATCAGAACTCAAAATGAGAATTACCCGGTGTGGATTGGAATATCAGTTGTGCCGGGTGATAAACTTAATTCTATACGTTCATCCGATACTCTCAATACGACATTTTCTCCAGTGAATTGTCAATTGTCAATTGGCAATTGTCAATTGAAAATTATTTTCATAGCAGGTGATACCAAATCCCAAACCATTTCACTCGCAAAACATGTTGCACAAAATTATCCGTCGCTAATCGAAAAGCGCAAGAAACGGATGGAAGATTTACTTAACTATTCTTATGTCCGTACCGATAACAAACGGTTTGATAAGGCGCTTTACTGGGCGAAGATATCGATGGATGCCTTGATTATGAACCAGCGTGGAAAAGGCATCTTTGCCGGATTGCCTTGGTTCGATAATTATTGGGGGAGAGATTCGTTTATCTCGTTGGCAGGTGCGACACTTGTTACCGGAAATTTCAAAGATGCTAAAGAAATTCTCAAATCATTCGCCGCATGGCAGGATACAAATCCGAACAGTACAAACTACGGACGCATACCTAATCTTGTTACAACAAATTCTATTTCGTACAACACTGCAGATGGAACGCCACGTTTTGTTATTACCCTTAATGATTATGTGATGTATTCGGGTGATACTGTTTTCGTACGAGAAATGTATCCTGTTGTAAAACGTTCGATTGAAGGAACTATAAAATATCACATGGATTCCCTCGGTTTTCTTACACATGGCGATGCTGAAACATGGATGGATGCTGTTGGACCTGATGGTGCTTGGAGTCCGAGAGGGAATAGGGCGAATGATGTTCAAATGTTATGGTATGATCAGCTTAAAATTGGGATTTATTATGCTTATATAGCCCTTGATACGATTAACAAAAATTACTGGTATGATTTGGAATTGAAGTTAAGTAAAAACTTTTCGAAATATTATTTTAGTAAAAATGATAGTCTCATATTTGATCATCTTAATGTGGATGGAACTCCTGATACGCAACTTCGTCCAAACCAACTTTTTGTTTTAGATAAATATATATACGATGGAGCAACGGGTGCTAAAATATTTCAAACCATAACAAGTGAATTGGTTTACCCTTATGGCGTTGCGTCACTATCTCAGAAAGACAGTAATTTCCATCCATATCATCATTATGAGCCATTCTATGTTCAGGATGCAGCTTACCATAACGGAATAGTTTGGACTTGGTTGGCGGGGAAATGGATCGATGCGGCAATCAAGTACCGGCATCCAGATTTGGCTTATGTGGTTACAGAGAATATGGTCAATCAAATTTTAGATCAAGGCGCAATCGGTACTTTGTCGGAATTAATCGATGCCGCACCCAGAAGCGGTGAGAAAATTCCAAGGTTATCCGGCACTTACTCGCAAGCTTGGAGCTTAGCAGAGTTTATCAGGAATTTTTACCAATCATACTTAGGAATAAATATTAGTTCATCAGAAAATCTAATTAAGATATTACCGCAAATTCCTCAAGCAATTTCAAAAATCGATTATGTTCTACCGCTTGCAAATTCAAAATTATATTTTCATGTCGATCAGTTATCCAATCAATATAATTTATCTGTCTATTCCGATTCAAATTCTCCTCGTAACGAAATATCTGTCGAATGGTTAAAAAAAGATGAGAGCGGATGCCACACCAGGTTTAAATTGAATTCAAACGGTTACATGAAATTCGAAATGGATGATGATCATGCCGAAATAATCGATTCTCAAAATGTATTTTTTTTCTCAATGGGTAAATATCATTCGCAGATGTCATTAAAGCCATATCCAAAACAAATGAAATTATGGTATCAAGATTATACTTATTTTGACGATATAAAATTAGAATTAGCTACACCAAAAATCGATTCTAATCTAAAATGCCTCCAACCTCCATCTCATCGTCTCCTTTCAAATTCCGAAATCAAACAATCAAATATGCAAGCAAAGGTTATGTATGATGTAAGTGATCCGGAAGGGGATGATAACGGAGGTGGTGCATACATTTATCCGCAGACCGTAAACCTCAAATCAGGAAGTCTTGACATAACCCACTTCACCGTCTCAAAAGATAATAAGAATGTGTTCTTCAAACTACAATTCAAAAATCTCTCCAACCCCGGATGGCATCCTGAATACGGATTTCAATTAACCTATACAGCGATTGCCATTGATAAAAATGTAAGCAACGGAGAAACAAATGTTGGCATGAATTCGAACTATAAATTTACTGATGGGTTTAAATTTCAAAATATAATTTATATTGGTGGAGGAATTCGTATTATGAACGACAGCGGAAAAACTCTTGCAGAATATTTACCAGTAGCTGGAGATGAGAAAAATCCGTTAGGCAATGCAAACGCGAAGTTAATTGAATTTTCCATACCAATTGATTTAATCGGTGCACCGGATAATTCATGGCGATATGCTGTTCTTGTCGGTGCGCAGGATGATCACGGTGGTGCCGGTATCGGTGAATTCAGGTCTGTGGGTCCGGTTGCTCAGGAATGGGTAGGAGGTGGACAGAAGAATCCAGCCGATCCAAATATTTATGATTTGATTTTACCTTCAGAATAAATCAATACAACCATACTCGAACATTCTGCAAATTTCAAATAATTCTTGTATATTCATAACTAATGGAACAGCATAAGATTGATGAAAAAAAGCGTGTAGCTTTAATTTCCGTTTTCGGTGCTTTATTGATAACGGGCATGAAGCTCATTGTTGGCATTCAAACAAATAGTTTAGGGATACTTTCCGAGGCGGCACACTCAGGGCTCGATTTAATCGCCGCAGTGATTACATATTTTGCGGTCAGGATTGCAGATAAACCTGCAGATGAAAAACATCAATACGGCCACGGAAAGATAGAGAATGTATCTGCATTTGTGGAGACATTATTGTTAGTATTGACCTGCTCGTGGATTATTTATGAAGCTATCAGGCGGTTGATTACCGGAACAACCGAGGTTGAAGTAAATATCTGGGGATTTGGTGTGGTTCTTTTTGCAATAATTGTAGATATAAGTCGTGCAAGAGCGTTGAGTAAAGTAGCAAAGAAATACAATAGTCAAGCTCTTGAGGCGGATGCTTTGCATTTTTCAAGCGATGTGTGGTCATCGCTGGTTGTAATTGCCGGACTCTTTTTTGTATCGGTGGGTTATGTTTGGATGGATGCATTAGCGGCAATCATGGTTGCAATTTTGGTTTTATTCGTGAGCTACAGATTGGGAAGACGCACTGTTGATGCATTGATGGATAGAGTTCCTGATGGAGTAACGGATGAAATTACAAGTATTATAAAAAATGTTTCGGGAGTTGAAAAAATTCAAAATACTCGTTTAAGAACTTCAGGCGGAAAATTATTTATAGATGCTACGGTGGCGATACGACGAACAACACCGTTTATGCTTGCCCACGGAATAATGGATCGTATCGAAAAAGCAATACACGAAAAACACGGCGATGCCGATGTCGTAGTTCATGCCGAACCATTTGAGAGTGGTGATGAAACGATTTCTGATAAAGTAAGGATGATAGTTGTTGGCAGGGGAATGCGTGTTCCGCATAATTTAGAGGTGCACCACAATAACGGAAGATATCAGGTAGATTTCGACATTGAGCATCAAAAAGGGAAAACCTTCGTTGAGGCCCACGAACTGACTTCAGAAATTGAAAAGGAGATTATCCAAAAACTTCCGGCGATTGATAAGGTGACAATCCACATGGAAGAATTCGATACAGATCATAACGAAATCATTGTTGAATCTGCCGCGCATCTTGAGGATAAAGTTCGTTCTTTAGTCTCAGCCGAAAAACGAATACTTAAATGTTCCGATGTGAATATCATAAAGATAGGTGAGAAATATAATTTATCGCTCACTTGTCAATTTGATAAAACAAAGACGCTGGATGAGGTTCATCTGATAATATCAGAATTAGAAACTATCCTCTATACGAAGCTGAAAGAATTCCGCCGAATAACAATTCATGCGGAACCGTTATGAAGTAGATTAAATCGTCCGCTGATCCAAAAAATTACACTCACCAAGAGCCCCGGATACATCGGTTCAATGCCAAACGCGTAGTTGCCTGCGTTGCCATCCAAGTGTCCTGAAATCAACCAACCAATAGAAGTCGACCAACCTAAAAGCATTGAGAGAAAGGCATACTTTACCTCAATTTTAAATTTATCAAAATAACTTGCAATCAGCGGGACAAGTAATCCGGGAATCACCACCGTTCCAATAGTGTACCAGATCTTGATAACACTTGGAATCAGAAGAGCGATTACAACGGAGAGGAAAAACGAAACGATTAAACCAACTTTGATCAAGATAGTTGCATTGTTCGATGTGAGATGTTGGATGTTCGATGTGTGCTTGTTCCCAATGAGCAGTCTGCCAAAGATGTCTCTCCCGAGTGTTTGTGCTGAGACGAACGCCAGTGTGTTTAATGTTGACATGATTGTAGCAAGCATACCAACATAAAATAATCCTTTTGCAATTGGTGGAAGCACCGCTTCGGCGAGCATAGGGTACGCCATTATCGGTTCAGGGAGATTAGGCAAAGCGGCGCGTGCATATAATCCAGCCGTTGCTGTCATAAAGTCGAACACTAACCAAAAGATAATTGAGACGAGAATTCCTTTCTGAGCAGTTGCACCATCTTTCGCGGCATAACAACGTTGGTGAAATGCCGGATCGACCAATGTCCAGAGTGCTATGAAGAACCAGACCATAATAAATTGTGCAGAGTTTCCACCGCTCCATTCAAGATGTAACGGAGGAAGATTTGTTTGCAGAAATTCCATACCGCCGAACTTTAAGAAACTAAATGGTAAAATAACAGCAAAGCCAGTAAACATCAGAATAAATTCTAAGATATCTGTTTGTACATCTGCTTGAAACCCACCCCAATAAAGATACGAGATTGCTACGATTGCAACGACAATCATACTGATAATCAAACTCCATCCGAAAATCATTTGAATTAAAACACCGAGCATTAAAATATATGGTGCGGGTGTCATCAATATGAATGTCAGTAATGAACCGAGTATGGCTGTTTTTTTGTCGTATGCCAGCTCGAGCTTATCGGGGATGGAGTATAAATTTGTCGCGCGGATTTTCTTTGCAAGAAAGAACGCAAAGATCGCGGCGAAGATGTAATATGGAACTCCCTGAACAACCCAGTTTGAAATGCCGTAACGGTACGAAAATTCTCCAACGCCTAATATTCCGCCGTACCATGTCGATACCAACGTCATTACGAAGACAGGTAGGGTTAATGATCTCCCAGCGAGGAGGAAGTCATCATCGCTGCCGCTGACCTTTCTTGCCGCCCGAAATCCGACATAAAGTACGGCAAGAAAATAAAGAATGATTATTATTATATCGGATAATGCGAAATGTATCATCGAGAGTAAAATGTGATAAGATTATTTTATCGGCTGTGAATATGCCATGCCTCGCCATGAAAGCGATACAATAAAAGTGTGCCTGTGTCGACATGGATAGTAACGTTTTCAGAAACTGCTTCGTTGCTTATTCCATCCCGGACACCAAGCTCAAGTGTTTCGTTGTTTAAGATATATTTTAAATTGTTTGTTGAAATGCCAGTGCATTTATCGAGAGGAATGAGAGATAACTTCTCTCCTTTGTGCATATCAAGATGGACTTCATTTCGAATGAGAGTTAATTCTCCTTCCGAATCAATCATTCGAATGTGAATTTGTGTGCCGAATTTTTTAAAGCATCCCAAACTGCCGGTTGTATGATCGATTCGGGTTCCAAGAGCTCCGACAATATCGATTGAAGTGATTGCATGATCGATGCAATATTTAATCGCTTTTTCAAGGTCAGTTGAATTTTGATCATCAATCTGAATCTGTTCTACATCGTGATAAAATGTTTGGGTTGATGGTAATATTGAATCAAGGTCACCGATAATCACCGAAGGTTTAACTCCCAATTCACGCGCATGATTTGCACCGCCGTCGGCACAAATTATTGTTGATGCGAATTTTGCCAATCCTCTCACGAAATCGGGATTTGGGACAGTTCCATTTGCAATGATAAGTGCATGCATGATTAAAATGTCGAAGAAATTCCTAAAATATAATTACGTTCAGCAGCAGGGAAAAATGAATTTCCTTCGCCGCTCATGAAATAAAGTCGATTGAATATATTCCTTACTTCACCGCGAAGCAATAACTCCATTCCGAAAATGTCGGATACTTTATACAAAAACTCGGTATTGAAAATTGTGTATGGATCATTTTTATTTTCTTCGTTTTTAAAATTATCAGTGTAGAATGGACCGACATATTTTGCTGTTAGTGATGATGTTAACTCATCTAATTTGTAAGATAGTCTTAGGTTCGCCAGCAAATCCGGGAATCCGGCAAGTGGATTTCCGTCCAACGAAGTTGAAAGTCCATTCTCAATGACTATATATCTAATAAGTTGATTTCGGGAGTATGACAAATTACCGCTTAAAGTTGCCTGGTGTAGAAACTGCCAACGTCCTTCAATCTCAAGTCCGACGTGGCGCGATCTTCCTGCGTTGCCGGTAACCGGCTGACCAAAAATATCTACCTGTCCGTTTTTCACAAGCTCATCCGTAAATTCCATCCAGAAGATATTCGCGCTCAATTTCGTAATCGGTGTATTATAACCGAATCCAAATTCAATATCAAGAAGTCTTTCAGGTTTTGCCAATGGCGATTTGAAATCATACTTAACAAAACCGCCTGTGGTATCTGACTTGAATTGAGGCGCGGCACCGAAATATGAATCTTCAGCCGCGTACAGATTGCGAAGTCGTGGTTCTCTGGATGTGTATCCTAAAGAGATGTAACTATTCCAATCTGTATTGATGTTGTAATTTATACCAATTCTTGGGTTTGCGAAAAAATATGAAATGCTGAAATCATTACCAATGAATTTTTCGTTATTGATACCGTATCGATTTCTTACGAATTGAATATCAGCCATTACCGATATATCGTCCGACGGTTTATACAACTCATGAAGACAAAAAGATAAAATATCTTTCTCTCCATGATATTCATAAAAGTGGTAATCAGGATCGATGTTAGCAGGAAGGTTTTCGGCGAATTGAATTTTTCCCCAATGAACTGAGCGGTGAAAACGAAGTTCGGCTCCAAGTGTGAGAGAACCATTATTGTGATCGATTTCCAAACGTGGTAACCAGCCGCCTTGCCGATTCCCGACGAATGCACGTACAAGAGCATTGGTTGGATTTTGCGAAGTGGGAATTCCGTAATTAGATCCCAAACGAAGCATAGAAGTGTCTGCCCACGATGCATCGTAATCGAAGAAGCCATCTCCGGTGTAATAGAAAAAAGTGTTAGCCAGCGTTAGCTCGGAAGTAATTTTCCAATCGTTCATCAATTCATAATGCGGCTGAGAGAAATTTTCGATTTCCTGCTTTCTGCGTTGAGAATAGTAATTGTAACTTGTTCCGGTCGAGTCAACTTCCCAATAAGACAAATTTTGTAATCGAAGTTTTGTATCGTTGTTGACGAATTTGGGAAGTCCTGTGTAAACAAGTCCATCTGATATAGGACCTCCAAAGATATGAAATCGCGTTGTCATATTCTTGTCGAGTCGTATTCCGCCGATGAAGTATGAATTCAAATCTATCCATGAATTATCCCTGTAACCTGTGCTTTGTATCTTTCCTAATTTAGTGTAGAAAAGATATTTCCCGTCTATAAGTCCTGAATTGATGGAGATATTAAATTTTTTTGTTGAAAGAACCGGTGAATAATTTCTATCTCCATATTCCTGAAATCCGAGAATCGATTCGAAAGTGATCGCGGGTGATTGATTAAATGGGTTAGTCACTAGATTAACTGAACCGCCGATGGCAGGCGGTCCGTAAAAAGCGCTGCCGGATCCACGCTGTATTTGAATATCGCCGGTACTTGCCATCAAATCCGGAAAATCTATCCAGTAAACATTATGATCTTCAGGATCATTTTGCGGTATTCCATTTATCATCACAGAAATTCTACGCTGATCGAAACCGCGCAGCTTAATGTAATTATATCCGATCCCGTTACCGTTTTCAGAATAATATGTGACCGAAGGAAGCTCGGAGAGTAAAGCAGGGATATCTTGGATAGAATATCTTTCCGAAATTTGTTGTTGTGAGATATTGGAAAATGTTGCGGGAGTTTCTCTCTCAGTTGCGTAGGTGGGATAAACAACAACAGGGGAGAAGTAATATGTTGTGTCCGGTTCTTCCTGTGTTATGACCTGCGCATCGCAGCGAGTGAAAATTAGATAGAT
Protein-coding sequences here:
- a CDS encoding RDD family protein: MKYATVYLRALAQVLDYLFLSLFFFPVTYLIKGKWLMFPEDHLWIIFDPLCAIFLITIFLYFIILEKLTGYTVWKFILGLKVSSIEGGTISYCQSFIRNLGRLLDGLPMFNILGIISIMNSPLKQRIGDKLAKTVVHQLEK
- a CDS encoding AMP-binding protein, whose amino-acid sequence is MHQPIKLNDVTKINSIQDMVIKSSGGFGNNLALEDLRQTPISRLRYSELLSNVLKFGSALKKLGLKRRDHIAIVSENRVQWALSYLTCMCFDFVVCPIDRNLPTNEILNILHESDSVAVIYSDQFDAILSEARPSLKHLKWYLNMDLASRHDHIYSMAELITHSAACRVEELPKIDPAEMAEIIFTSGSLGRAKGVMLSQKNLASNLMAMVSVVLIDQTDRFLSVLPMHHSYECTCGLLCPLYTGASVHYAQSLKTVVEDLQSSHATILLGVPLLYEKMFKRIHKGIQEDKMKSLIVPPLIRATNLLSKLGWKASKRIVFRELHERFGGSIRLFITGGAASNPTVARGLKAFGFNMIQGYGLTETSPILALNPVQIHKDNAAGIPLPGVDIKINNPDHLGVGEIWAKGPSIMLGYYKNEKATRDVMEDSWFKTGDLGYMDDDGFLHIAGRLKNVIISKRGENVYPEELEDLLLRSPFIQECMVYGEKDPKHGEVIAVQILPDAEAFIALAETENVKITDELMRETLNKEVAKINKQVSQFKQITKIYIREREFEKTTTQKVKRYLVSKNETVPREL
- a CDS encoding sodium:solute symporter family protein; its protein translation is MIHFALSDIIIIILYFLAVLYVGFRAARKVSGSDDDFLLAGRSLTLPVFVMTLVSTWYGGILGVGEFSYRYGISNWVVQGVPYYIFAAIFAFFLAKKIRATNLYSIPDKLELAYDKKTAILGSLLTFILMTPAPYILMLGVLIQMIFGWSLIISMIVVAIVAISYLYWGGFQADVQTDILEFILMFTGFAVILPFSFLKFGGMEFLQTNLPPLHLEWSGGNSAQFIMVWFFIALWTLVDPAFHQRCYAAKDGATAQKGILVSIIFWLVFDFMTATAGLYARAALPNLPEPIMAYPMLAEAVLPPIAKGLFYVGMLATIMSTLNTLAFVSAQTLGRDIFGRLLIGNKHTSNIQHLTSNNATILIKVGLIVSFFLSVVIALLIPSVIKIWYTIGTVVIPGLLVPLIASYFDKFKIEVKYAFLSMLLGWSTSIGWLISGHLDGNAGNYAFGIEPMYPGLLVSVIFWISGRFNLLHNGSA
- a CDS encoding cation diffusion facilitator family transporter, with translation MEQHKIDEKKRVALISVFGALLITGMKLIVGIQTNSLGILSEAAHSGLDLIAAVITYFAVRIADKPADEKHQYGHGKIENVSAFVETLLLVLTCSWIIYEAIRRLITGTTEVEVNIWGFGVVLFAIIVDISRARALSKVAKKYNSQALEADALHFSSDVWSSLVVIAGLFFVSVGYVWMDALAAIMVAILVLFVSYRLGRRTVDALMDRVPDGVTDEITSIIKNVSGVEKIQNTRLRTSGGKLFIDATVAIRRTTPFMLAHGIMDRIEKAIHEKHGDADVVVHAEPFESGDETISDKVRMIVVGRGMRVPHNLEVHHNNGRYQVDFDIEHQKGKTFVEAHELTSEIEKEIIQKLPAIDKVTIHMEEFDTDHNEIIVESAAHLEDKVRSLVSAEKRILKCSDVNIIKIGEKYNLSLTCQFDKTKTLDEVHLIISELETILYTKLKEFRRITIHAEPL
- a CDS encoding T9SS type A sorting domain-containing protein, with amino-acid sequence MKVQLPIKIMPLGNSITQLDWQGGYRRLLKDSLVLGGFSTDFVGSNDYGQANWDNPDYEHEGYNSATITREAGRVYPQIETAAERMATYQPEIVIIELGTNDLHSGGRTPAMFRDDMRMLLDTIWSVNPGIKIVLNTITPPDTIGHSNFVPLWFNVIAANALFPALVSEKVVQGRTIVLADVYAAFMPPESVKAYILDGIHPSYDGWDGHPVGGYRRMAKAIYPSVKALIDGLPILPFAPILLSPLNASTNHDTILSLSWSSSNNANKYRLQLSTDSGFISIVHDDTTIPTISKQVNGLNDQKYYWRVKAGNSAGWGEWSGTWSFMYLNPVSVSFFDDLPGQFILYNNYPNPFNPETNIEYRISDNGFVTLNIFNMVGQEVAVLVKEVQQPGSYRVNWDARCLPSGVYYCRLIAGRYLSAINLLLLK
- a CDS encoding thiamine diphosphokinase, producing the protein MHALIIANGTVPNPDFVRGLAKFASTIICADGGANHARELGVKPSVIIGDLDSILPSTQTFYHDVEQIQIDDQNSTDLEKAIKYCIDHAITSIDIVGALGTRIDHTTGSLGCFKKFGTQIHIRMIDSEGELTLIRNEVHLDMHKGEKLSLIPLDKCTGISTNNLKYILNNETLELGVRDGISNEAVSENVTIHVDTGTLLLYRFHGEAWHIHSR